From the Vanessa cardui chromosome 18, ilVanCard2.1, whole genome shotgun sequence genome, one window contains:
- the LOC124537371 gene encoding putative phosphatidate phosphatase, whose product MSREESLHIIRKFFVDVFLISGLVLGIYATQTYWVPFERGFFCGDESLMFPYRNDTVTTPMLRLFGLGLPVLAFFVCEWVLLRKVADEKRILSLHVPAWLRGFYCPLASFGFGTCFIELTTNIAKNVIGRPRPHFFDLCKPSIDCTLPEWQKRYIQPNEYECLGEQTDKFMDMHMSFLSGHSAWSAFTMFYLALYLEKRMVWRGTRVLRHSLQFAAVMLSWFTALSRVSDYKHHWSDVLAGYFLGMTFAVLVWTWGTDILEPKKKHSPLPLHDTNMQHIQMAAPA is encoded by the exons ATGTCCCGCGAAGAGTCGCTACATATTATTAGGAAGTTTTTCGTGgacgtatttttaatatcagGAC TGGTATTAGGTATATATGCAACACAGACATATTGGGTGCCCTTTGAGAGAGGTTTCTTCTGCGGAGATGAGAGCTTGATGTTTCCATATCGGAATGACACCGTCACCACTCCAATGCTTAGGCTTTTCGGCCTCGGATTACCTGTCTTAGCT ttcTTCGTTTGCGAATGGGTGCTGCTTCGAAAAGTGGCTGACGAAAAACGCATTCTAAGTCTGCACGTGCCAGCGTGGCTCCGAGGCTTCTACTGTCCACTGGCATCTTTCGGCTTCGGTACTTGTTTCATAGAACTGACCACCAACATCGCTAAGAACGTTATTGGCAGACCGAGACCTCATTTTTTTGAC cTTTGCAAACCTTCAATAGACTGCACGTTACCAGAATGGCAGAAGCGTTACATCCAGCCGAACGAGTACGAATGTTTGGGCGAACAGACGGATAAGTTCATGGACATGCACATGTCTTTCCTCAGCGGACACTCTGCCTGGTCAGCATTCACCATGTTCTATTTAGCT TTATATTTAGAGAAGAGGATGGTATGGCGTGGGACCCGTGTGCTGCGTCACTCTTTACAATTCGCGGCTGTCATGCTGAGCTGGTTCACAGCCCTCTCAAGAGTTTCTGACTACAAGCATCATTGGAGTGATGTACTGGCTGGCTACTTCCTCGGAATGACATTTGCCGTGCTTGTG TGGACTTGGGGAACGGATATATTGGAACCTAAAAAGAAACATAGTCCTTTGCCCCTTCATGACACAAACATGCAACACATACAAATGGCTGCACCTGCGTGA
- the LOC124537464 gene encoding putative phosphatidate phosphatase, with protein MAVDKMIWKIILDIFVLACVGVPLLMLHLFAEPYHRGYFADDDSLKLPYKEQTISEAVLAGVGFALIVATVVVVEIVRDKQGKGVGEKFLSGSLISGWLWESYTTIGVFAFGAACQQMTVNSAKYVIGRLRPHFFDVCKPYTSNLNNSGYIEDFSCANTDAAQLKDMRLSFPSAHSSFAMYTAIFFIFYVQVKGRWRGSKLLRHGVQFAVLIAAWYVGLSRVVDHMHHWSDVAVGFAVGALYGVIVFVYILKPKKYGLPGTWEITQPEILPRPVLSR; from the exons ATGGCTGTGGACAAAATGATATGGAAGattattttggatatttttGTATTAGCTTGTG TGGGGGTACCGTTGCTGATGTTGCATCTATTCGCTGAGCCATACCACCGCGGTTACTTCGCAGACGATGACAGCTTGAAGTTACCATATAAAGAGCAGACGATATCCGAAGCTGTCCTGGCGGGAGTCGGATTCGCTTTAATTGTAGCTACG GTTGTAGTAGTCGAAATAGTCCGCGACAAGCAAGGAAAGGGCGTCGGCGAGAAGTTCCTCTCTGGCTCGTTGATATCGGGATGGCTGTGGGAAAGTTATACGACGATTGGCGTGTTTGCCTTCGGCGCGGCGTGCCAACAGATGACCGTAAACTCCGCCAAATACGTCATTGGACGACTAAGACCTCATTTCTTTGAt GTATGCAAGCCATACACATCAAACTTGAATAATTCTGGTTACATCGAAGACTTCAGTTGCGCAAACACGGACGCAGCCCAGCTGAAGGACATGAGGCTGTCGTTCCCGAGCGCTCATTCAAGCTTCGCGATGTACACCGCCATTTTCTTCATC TTCTACGTACAAGTGAAAGGCAGATGGCGGGGATCAAAGCTGTTAAGGCACGGGGTACAGTTTGCTGTGCTGATTGCTGCGTGGTACGTGGGGCTGTCGCGGGTGGTAGACCACATGCACCACTGGAGCGATGTGGCGGTCGGCTTCGCTGTCGGTGCTCTCTACGGAGTTATTGTG tttgtatatatattgaaaccTAAGAAGTACGGTCTTCCTGGAACTTGGGAGATCACTCAACCGGAAATCCTACCGAGACCGGTGCTCTCGCGGTGA